One Candidatus Delongbacteria bacterium genomic window carries:
- a CDS encoding helix-turn-helix domain-containing protein, whose amino-acid sequence MSDTKAQMARLNERMDKAAEFMREFKIEVLERIERLEQRVTTIEQALGDHLREHQARDAASPPPRPRAPRVVRTPGGKIRDPLLAALSARKADIGLNTRQLAGLLGYPRNTVSNWLNRVNAPTHPGDRARIHEWVSLAENAPARLIREWREETDRG is encoded by the coding sequence ATGAGCGACACCAAGGCCCAGATGGCCAGGCTCAACGAGCGCATGGACAAGGCTGCCGAGTTCATGCGCGAGTTCAAGATTGAAGTCCTGGAACGCATTGAGCGCCTGGAACAGCGCGTCACAACGATCGAACAGGCCCTGGGCGACCACCTTCGCGAGCACCAAGCCCGGGACGCGGCCAGCCCGCCGCCCAGGCCGCGGGCGCCGCGCGTCGTGCGCACGCCTGGCGGGAAGATCCGGGATCCCCTACTGGCAGCACTCAGCGCGCGGAAGGCGGACATCGGGCTCAACACCAGGCAGTTGGCCGGGCTGCTGGGCTACCCCCGGAACACAGTTTCGAATTGGCTGAATCGAGTCAATGCGCCGACTCACCCGGGTGACCGCGCGCGCATCCACGAGTGGGTCAGCCTGGCAGAAAACGCGCCGGCGCGTTTGATCCGCGAGTGGCGAGAGGAGACAGACCGTGGATGA
- a CDS encoding 3'-5' exonuclease translates to MLHHFMIDIETWDTAPTAVIRAIAIVGFNLNGTLNEMTLVDCRRTVDEQIQAGRTTSAETVDWWAKQSFGLGDLLVDTRHHATDTGIYQTEIVEPRCLADVVRNVEDGLMAEDGEIRVWSRGHFDITILENLLQAQGDPVPWRYSQVRDVRTLDEIIPPDMAQWEHHPLSDCLAQIRQVCMAMRMAKAAASEAFNTH, encoded by the coding sequence ATGCTCCACCATTTCATGATCGACATCGAGACCTGGGACACGGCGCCCACGGCCGTCATCCGCGCCATCGCCATCGTGGGTTTCAACCTGAACGGCACACTCAATGAGATGACACTCGTCGACTGCCGGCGAACCGTGGATGAGCAGATCCAGGCCGGTCGGACCACCAGCGCCGAAACCGTGGACTGGTGGGCCAAGCAGTCGTTCGGGCTGGGCGACCTGCTGGTGGACACGCGCCATCACGCCACTGACACGGGGATCTACCAGACGGAGATCGTCGAGCCGCGCTGCTTGGCTGACGTGGTGAGAAACGTCGAGGACGGCCTGATGGCCGAGGACGGCGAAATCCGCGTCTGGAGCCGTGGCCACTTCGACATCACCATCCTGGAGAACCTGCTGCAGGCCCAAGGCGATCCGGTCCCCTGGCGCTACAGCCAGGTGCGCGATGTGCGCACCCTTGACGAGATCATCCCACCCGACATGGCCCAGTGGGAGCATCACCCGCTCTCCGATTGTCTGGCGCAAATCCGGCAAGTGTGCATGGCAATGCGCATGGCCAAGGCCGCCGCCAGCGAAGCGTTCAACACCCATTGA
- a CDS encoding C10 family peptidase has translation MSVEPVSQEMATQAAGAWLARLPESQAAGRAGVTVLETMDLDDDHPGFHVVSSGITTVLVAGDLQAQPILGWADHGDLQGLGEDIPEGLRELLAAWGQQILITRQAPPERAGGDNPNRAKWEHLLDTSGRAQEEEQVKVIPPLLTARWGQGAGWNAHCPIDAAGPAGRAYAGCVATAMGQVLHHHHHPWRGRNIQSYEHDKYGEISLDFLEETPAWKALADQGATDAAARLLFMAGVAARMNYGYRSSTASSSNIPVALRGFLRFADTTRLVWRASTPPEIWEELIREELDAGRPIIHRGQGAQGGHAFNLDGWRSDGFKHVNFGWNGSYNGWYTLDDITPGNWSFTSTQGMVVGIQPREEELLAPPDGEHGVPSGGITLRWRPQPGMARVELDVSTNAQFTPVIRRAVLPGGITKHFLTGLAPSARHFWRLTWVDKVGNRRTTQACSFVTGSQPTTGRPGQHSTTIKPEILP, from the coding sequence GAGCCCGTTTCCCAGGAGATGGCCACCCAGGCCGCCGGCGCCTGGCTGGCGCGCTTGCCCGAATCTCAAGCCGCCGGTCGGGCAGGCGTCACCGTCTTGGAGACGATGGATCTGGACGACGACCACCCAGGCTTCCACGTCGTTTCCAGCGGCATCACCACCGTCCTTGTCGCTGGCGACCTGCAGGCCCAACCGATCCTGGGCTGGGCGGATCATGGCGACCTGCAGGGCCTGGGCGAAGACATCCCGGAAGGCCTGCGCGAGCTTCTCGCCGCCTGGGGCCAGCAGATCCTCATCACCCGGCAGGCACCGCCGGAGCGCGCTGGCGGAGACAACCCCAACCGCGCCAAATGGGAGCACCTCCTGGACACAAGTGGGCGCGCCCAGGAGGAAGAGCAAGTCAAGGTGATCCCGCCGCTCCTGACCGCGCGCTGGGGCCAGGGCGCAGGCTGGAACGCCCACTGTCCCATCGATGCGGCCGGCCCCGCGGGGCGCGCCTATGCGGGCTGCGTGGCCACGGCCATGGGCCAGGTGCTGCATCACCATCACCACCCTTGGCGGGGACGAAACATCCAGTCCTACGAGCACGACAAGTACGGCGAAATCAGCTTGGATTTTCTTGAGGAGACGCCGGCCTGGAAGGCGCTGGCCGACCAGGGTGCCACAGACGCTGCAGCGCGCCTGCTCTTCATGGCCGGCGTTGCCGCGCGCATGAACTACGGCTACCGGAGTTCCACGGCCAGCTCCAGCAACATCCCCGTCGCCTTGCGCGGCTTCCTGCGCTTCGCCGACACCACCCGTCTGGTGTGGCGGGCGAGCACGCCGCCGGAGATTTGGGAGGAGCTGATTCGGGAAGAGCTTGATGCCGGTCGCCCCATCATCCACCGCGGCCAAGGGGCCCAGGGTGGGCACGCCTTCAACCTGGACGGCTGGCGGTCGGACGGGTTCAAGCACGTGAACTTCGGCTGGAACGGGTCCTACAACGGCTGGTACACCTTGGATGACATCACCCCGGGCAACTGGAGCTTCACCAGCACGCAGGGCATGGTGGTGGGCATCCAGCCGCGCGAGGAGGAGCTGCTTGCCCCACCCGATGGTGAGCATGGCGTGCCGTCCGGCGGCATCACGCTGCGCTGGCGCCCGCAGCCAGGCATGGCGCGCGTGGAGTTGGATGTCTCCACCAACGCCCAGTTCACACCTGTCATCCGCCGGGCCGTACTCCCGGGCGGCATCACCAAACACTTTCTGACCGGCCTTGCGCCAAGCGCGCGCCACTTCTGGCGTCTCACCTGGGTAGACAAGGTGGGCAACCGCCGCACCACGCAGGCGTGCAGTTTCGTCACCGGATCCCAGCCTACCACCGGCAGACCCGGTCAGCACTCCACAACCATCAAGCCGGAGATCCTGCCATGA
- a CDS encoding PD-(D/E)XK nuclease family protein produces MTTPHAAPLTPCCPNLPLLDPKLPDGFQVHNEHWSFSRLDTYARCPLAYKARYLDPQIYGADYVKPLPDPSSPAVLGTLCHRTLELAGLTLKQARHMGRLFRQQKLILDCLHQAFQEKPEKGDVIHTGQVLADAQAILVEYLKNGDFYADQILGLEWPFDFVIEDPLGDIRIIGFIDRLEMTPEGVVRLKDYKTNRMLYTKDELRQSLQASIYELAVRDSEALAVTPDTPVDFEFVLLRHGLSQRTTRSESDLQLAVHQITCLVHRCEGSRTFPAQLNKYCAYCDHKVQCPFWREVVARGLPQAHVGASDLSAIAVEYERMTDAAKVLYARKEEMADLMKIHLIGSEQIETPTHLFRTSANNETTFSDPFRVAKLLAQVYHRPVSQVLRRIGRISKTEFDAVMKDAEQRVTATALAELKTELEPLIETMPNPKLQAYKRPVEAEGQPAKRVKRPQVKRRLKV; encoded by the coding sequence ATGACGACGCCACACGCGGCGCCTCTGACGCCCTGCTGCCCTAACCTGCCCCTCCTGGACCCCAAGCTCCCCGATGGCTTCCAGGTCCACAACGAGCACTGGTCCTTCTCCCGGCTGGACACCTACGCCAGGTGCCCCCTCGCCTACAAGGCCAGGTACCTCGACCCCCAGATCTACGGCGCCGACTACGTCAAGCCCTTGCCAGACCCCAGTAGCCCGGCCGTCCTCGGCACCCTCTGCCACCGGACGCTGGAACTCGCCGGACTGACTCTCAAGCAAGCACGCCACATGGGCAGGCTCTTCCGCCAACAGAAGCTCATCCTCGACTGCCTCCACCAGGCCTTCCAAGAGAAGCCCGAAAAAGGCGACGTCATCCACACCGGCCAGGTCCTGGCCGATGCCCAGGCCATCCTTGTTGAGTACCTGAAGAACGGCGACTTCTACGCCGACCAGATCCTCGGCCTGGAGTGGCCCTTTGACTTCGTCATCGAAGACCCCCTGGGAGACATCCGCATCATCGGCTTCATCGACCGCCTGGAAATGACGCCCGAAGGCGTAGTGCGCCTCAAGGATTACAAGACCAACCGCATGCTCTACACCAAGGACGAGCTCAGGCAGTCCCTCCAGGCCTCCATCTACGAGCTGGCCGTCCGCGACAGCGAAGCCCTGGCCGTCACACCCGACACGCCCGTCGACTTCGAGTTCGTCCTCTTGCGCCATGGCCTGTCCCAGCGAACCACGCGCTCGGAGAGCGACCTGCAGCTGGCCGTCCACCAGATCACCTGCCTCGTCCACCGCTGCGAAGGGTCGCGCACCTTTCCCGCTCAGCTGAACAAATACTGCGCCTACTGCGACCACAAGGTCCAGTGCCCCTTTTGGCGGGAAGTGGTCGCACGCGGCCTGCCCCAGGCCCACGTCGGCGCCAGCGATCTGTCCGCCATCGCCGTCGAATACGAACGCATGACCGACGCCGCCAAGGTCCTCTACGCCCGGAAGGAGGAGATGGCCGACCTCATGAAGATCCACCTCATCGGAAGCGAGCAGATCGAGACGCCCACACACCTCTTCCGCACCAGCGCCAACAATGAGACCACCTTCAGCGATCCCTTCCGCGTCGCCAAGCTCCTCGCCCAGGTCTACCACCGGCCCGTCAGTCAGGTCCTGCGACGCATCGGCCGCATCTCCAAGACTGAGTTCGACGCCGTCATGAAAGACGCCGAGCAGCGCGTGACCGCCACGGCCCTTGCCGAACTGAAGACGGAGCTGGAACCGCTCATCGAGACCATGCCCAACCCCAAACTCCAGGCCTACAAGCGCCCCGTGGAGGCGGAAGGGCAGCCGGCCAAACGGGTGAAGCGGCCCCAGGTGAAGCGCAGGCTGAAGGTTTGA